The Medicago truncatula cultivar Jemalong A17 chromosome 7, MtrunA17r5.0-ANR, whole genome shotgun sequence genome includes the window TAAGGTTATTTGACTATAATTTTACTACTTACTTGCTTAGTTATAATATATGGTCTAACTGTGCTATCTCTATGCAATGGGGCAGTGATTTTTAATATGACCCATAGGTGAAAAAGTGTTAAATTTAGCATGTTCAGCTTATTCCCCAAGTGAAAAAGCGTTTAActtaatcattattattattatttagtgagttttggttgattttgaatttgaatatcaATGATTGGGTTTGAATTTGAGTAGTGATGCATTTGATATTActcttttatctctttttctCTGTTTGTTGTAATGCTTAAGTTTTAGCCAAGTTTTAGGTTTTAAGACTTCATATTTACATGATTCCACTTATAGGCCAATGTAGTTTAGTTGGAGTCAATTAGATTGaaacattttctatttcataGGCTGATGTAGTCCACTTATTTTTGATCATTTACATTTcaagaaagaggaagagaaataAGAAGCAAAAGAGGTTAGTATATGTTTTCATCATTTTGCTCTTAGAATTTATTTATGATACTGATTGAGTTTGAATATTATTtcctaaaatttgaaaaacacaATGCATCGAaatgtgaaataaataaaaaggaagaaCTAATATTCTTAGACTGATCTAGAAGATAACATGATACTGTGATTCAAACCTCTGTTGTGGGTGCTTTTATATGCAGTCTTTGGTAGTGATAAGCCAGTAAACCTTTAAAAGGGTCAGCCtacaatattcatttatttgaaaaCATTTCCAATGTATGTTTAGTGTCCTACCTAGCTGATGGCTCGTTGCATATCATGTACATAtagtttttaatatattatcatCATATCAATTTCTTATAGTGTTTCATTTTTGTATATCCTCTAGTATTATTCCATACATTCTCCATCACTATTTTTCAATTACAAaatgaaagcaaaaaaaaaaaaaacagaacaacctagaaaaaaaaaaaaggccttTATGGTTGTCAAATAGTTAATTACTTGATAGTCTATATCTCTTGCAAAGTAACACATGCATgggttattattatattattacacACTAGAAAAATTCAGAACAACCTAACTCTCCGCACCAAAGAATATAGAATTACTATATCTACACATGAAAAATATATACCACCTAATCAAGTATTTGTGCTCATTGTTGTTTGCttgttttcttgattttgtttttggcaGGTATTGGAAATGGCATTCCTCTTGATGTTGTTACTACTCCTAAGATTGCAAAGGTTTTGACTCACAGATATTACTTTAACTTTGGTGGAAATCCTGTTTGTATAGATGTAGAATTGGCTGTTTTGAAAGTAATAATAGAAAAGAGTGAGGTCCCATTTGAAAGAGGGACTTAACGCACTCAAagacaaatataaatgtaaggTTTCTATTCCTTTTTCCATCTAAGATTAATGCATAAGAAAGCATTCATGAATTCATTCTAGGGAGAGTAACATAAAAGaatcataatttgtttttctctctttatgtCTCtaataaacttgtttttttattctattataATTGCTGATGTGAGGAAAAGGTTTGATGCTTAGAGTTGAACTTGTCACTGGCTGTGAACTTAAAATGCCAGCCAAAGATGAAACACGAAAGGTGATGGGCCAAATAAAAGGTAAAGTCTTGATCCTTATAGGCTAAGTTTTTCCGCATTTTCAGCAGTCAGGGATTCCATGCATTCTTATAAGTTTAGGGTCTCAGATTTGGAGCAAGTTATATAACTACTTTTGAACCAGATTTAGAGCTTGAAATCTGATCTAAATCAGCCATTTAAGCcatatttttaacaattttcaatGTCACTAATCAGCTTTTCTGTTACCATTTAAAAAGGTTCTGGAATTGTATTCAGAAATCAGCTCCCTTATCTTTTACCAAAGATGTAAGTTACATTAGTCTCTAATTCTCTCCTttgttaaaatttcattaataaatagTATTAGTCTTAGTCTTTATTATTTAGAGCTTACTAATTTTCTTGGGTGCAGGTTTCCTAATGGATGCTATGAAGTGCACATTATCTAGAATTTGACCTGTGAAGCTTAAATAAGATGCAAGTGTAAATAAatgacaacttattttatgataagTTAAACTCTATTAGAATATTATGTATTCACTCAAGCAagtaaagtttataaattttaaatgctTGCTTAGaccaatataatttaaaatttctatTGTGAATTTGATTTCagaggcattttttttttttttttaaaaaaacattatatttagAGACGGAATTTATGTTTCCGTCTCTGTAGAGACGGAATTATATACCTTAGAGACGGATTTATATTCATCAGTTTCATCTTTGAGTGACggtttttttattgttagtgACGGAATTTTTCTGTCTCCAATCAGAGACGGAATTGTTTATGTCTCCAGTCAGAGACGGAAATATTAATTCCGTCTCGAACAAGCTTAGAGACGACGAAATTAACAACGGAACTTGATCCGTCTCTGATTCCGTCTCTAACAGGATTAGTGACGGAAATTTTGCAATTTAGAGACAGATATCTCCTGTCTCTATATGAAATTTTTCTAGTACAGTCTAgtgatttagattttatcatattatttttaggCATTTTACCGTTGTATGTTATTAACTTGGATGATGTgtctctcaacaaaaaaaaaacttggatgatgtgagtttgttcgcaaattcatcttttatatttttagtgatGTTGATCAAgaatatcaatttaaatgaatgaatatcattttatttttgtcaacccaaaaaataaaaaaataaaaatgtaatattgggcttatttttttattttttatctcaatATATTATGCTTATTTTAAGCTGGTGAAAACTTtatcaaaaattcaattttggtctatcttcttttttattagtactattatttatgaaaactttACTCAAATTTGAGTTATACTTCTCACAAATCTCCTGAAACCCATTTCGCCTCaacacttttgaaaaaaaataaaaataatgtaaagtCCTTGCAAATTTAAACTTGTGTTAGTTGATggaatgatttttaaaattgactTATGACTTGTTTAAAAGTAATGATAAGTTGTGTCATTAGTTTACCTATTagaaatttaaaagaagaaatattctcttaaattttattcattaaaaagttaaaattaaatttaatacacacaatgcaataaactatttttatatttgatttattaacttGTGTCTTCATGATACATTTACTATTGTTTAATTCCATGCGAAATGTTAGCAAGACTCACTCTCCTATATGGTGAAACTCATGTGGGTCTCACCACTTTATGTAAGATTTATTTTCAATGTGTGTTATATACCCACATGAATTTCACTCAATAAGAAAATGGATCTTAAAgataagggtcatgctaacttgtaaCCTTAGGGCATAAGTTAAGGAgcttgaaataaaattaaaaaataaagaaaaatactaaCTTGAGACACAAGATAAGGATctaaaaatagaaatgaaaaataaatattgcattgaaaacataagtttttaaacttttaagatttgAATGCAAAATTTCTAAGATTAAGTTTCTACGTATTGTTTTTtatcttgtgcccttagggcacaagttaaaaagatccaaaaataaattttatattgaaaagataacttttgaaatttttaatacaataaatgcaaaatttccaacaaaaaacttttatatttaatttcttaacttatgtccaaagacacaagttagcatttccctaaagatatatatatatatatatttataagcaaGGAGAGAGGATAGACATCAAAAGGCAACATCGACTtaccaactaggttggcaccccgagaAACCTTCATCCTATGCCGTCAAACTCtagagattttattaaaaaaaaggggaaaaataattacaaaggagtgggactaggccaaaaccctaaaaaaaaaaaaacataaaaggtgTCCATGATCGTCCTCTATTAATTATATCGCAGTTCGCAAGACTGGTGTCATTAAAGAGACTAAAAGAGCTTAATGGTGTTAAAAACGGTACCTAACTATGTCTTTTAGCACCAATCAAATTCTAACTTTAGTTTTCAAATTAAACAATGTTTAATTTAGgataatagtcattttagtccttgaatGTTTAACAATTAGTCAAATTACTCCTTTAATGTAtcgaaatttgaaaataatctCTGATTGTGAATTATGTgagtcaaaatagtctcttgCGCTAAAATGTTTCATTAACATTGTTATATAATTCTCCTAGTATATTTGTTTATCGTCATATCAACCCCTATAACTACTTATTTACGGTCATACAGTCCCTATATGAACAGGTTATTGTCGGCATTAAAGGACTATTTTAACGTATGGTACCATTTTGACTAACGAAGTGCacactattttgaaatttcaatacattgaaGGACTATTGTGGCTACTCGACTCGTTAAAATCACTCTCTGCTTGTGTTTCCAAGATGGATCAGTGGAAAAAACCCagttttcttctcttaaacCCTAAGTAGTcatatgctataaatagagactcTTGCACGCATTCTTATTCATTTAGAAATCTAACGGTTCAAGGCGAGGGTCAAGCATTAAAGTCCAAGTCCAAGGCAGATGATCTTGATTCTCCTTGTTttctctagggtatgtttttatattgttttgttatgatttttattGCCATGTGCAACTAAACCTCTTTGATTaaggttctaagatgaaccccTTCTTATTTCTTGGATTCGATTagtaaagtttttattttgttttttttttttcttgtaccCGATCTAATTTGTTCTTGCATGTGCTTAACGCTTTTTCGATTGAGAATCCATATTggtaatcttgaaaattgatcCGTATATATTAGTAAGATTGACAACTCGAAATTCTTCTTCTGTTTATGGAAGTTCTAATTGCTAATTTTTTGAATTCtagttaattaaaataattattaaaccTTATGTTTTCTAATTCTTCCTTCCGGGAATGCCGTAATTTTAACTAGGCTAACTTACCGCACATGTTGTCGTTACGGTTAATAGAAGTTCTAAAACTGATTTCTTAAATCATAATTAGACACCACATAACTGATGTTTTGCTAAGTTAATTCCGACAAAGACGAATGGGGATTCAACGATTCCCTAATCGCCgttaaatatttgaatcacAAACCTAATCTCGCATTGGGCATAGCAATTAAACCATGCAACCTTTTTCTTAATCtcttttcaattcacactttaaAAATAGGTTTTTCTAATTGCTAAGTTGAACGACAATTCATATGGAGACGATAAaattactactttattacttgttacGATTTTGTGCACTTGTCAATTTCGTCTATCAATGCATCATTATTGaattcttaaaaatttcatgaagaataaaaattgagttCTTTAGGAACTGtatataatcaaattaattcCTTATCATTTCTTCAGGGATGCATCACTATAGAATTATTCAAGAATTCATGGAgaataaaaattagttttttaagttCTTCTAGAACTATCCaacatatttaaacaaaaaaatgagaCTTTTAAATTCTTCATGAATTCATATTCATAGAAAGCAAAATTTAGACCTTTGAATTCTTCTCGAATTCATAGAGAATAAAATTGagactttcttttatttttttagttcttctgttactatataatatagatctttataatataattaattaaggtTGTATCAATGTTGAATTCTTGAGTAATTTATAGGGAAATCAATTAACAcaaattgaatatgatttgcaGAGTAATATATCTATAAGGCACTGATTTTAATTGATGGAATTTTAAATGTGTGTAGTCAATAATCATCGATTAAAAAGTAAAACTTATATACATGTTAAAATAGATTGAGAATCATACATACTCAATTGGTAAAATCTTTATGCTTATAACGTGTTATGAAACTCTTTGAATAAGAACAAATATAAGAAGAAGTTGAGAACGAAAGAGGTAGAGAGAGGAGAAAGACAATTATATtatgggttaatagtgctttacccctctgtaatataggtcattttcggttttccaccctgtaaaattttttgtttggttttcgtccttgtaatttgaagatttttggttttggaccttcatgaattttgacagtACAAAATCGACGATATGTCAGGGGGCTAAACCGAAATTCACTCAAATTAACAGGGGGGTAAAcaaaaatttgctcaaatttttGGGGCATAaaccgaaattttctcaaattacaaggggcgaaattttccatgaagttctaaaaccaaaaaatcttcaaattacaaggacgaaaactaaaccaaaaattttacagggtggaaaatcgaaaatgacctatattacagaggggtaaagcactattaacccttatatTATTCTCTTTAGTGGACATTTATATTACATGTGAACtctatttataaaagaaatccAATGATATGATATGAGCTAATAGTATAACCAAATAACCCAATAGCTTATATATGGACATTCACTTATGGTCTTGGtacatataacaaaaaaataaagtacaaGCAACTTGGAATCTTCACAATTTAAAGTACGTGCATGACTAAATTTATTACATGTGAGACAATTCATAtgtaaagattttttatttttaggaattcATATGTAAAGATCACTCTCCACATTTATACTCCATATTTCAATTGATATTTCACTAAGTTATTTATAAAGTTCCATCACTCCGAGGATGGAGAAAGCACGACAAACAACTTTGACTTTAGAAAATCCAGATTGTTTACCCAAAATCTCAAATTCTTTTGAAGTTCTTTCCTTACCACCAGCTGTGATAAACATCATGTTATCAACAATTGAAATCATCTTAGATGCATTTGTTGATTCTAGATCTTCTGGAGATATGAAATCCACAATAATGACCTTACCATTTGAAGGCAAAGCTTTGTGACAATTGATTAAAGTTTCTAAGCATTTTTCATCCGACCAATTATGGCACACAAGCTACAACAATATAAGCCATGTGTACAACAAAATTAGAATAGAAAATATTAGCAAGAATTCATAATTTATAATCAATTAGATAATataaatgtttatatatatatatatatatataccaacCTTAAGCATTATAGCATCTCCTTGTGGCACACATTCAAACATATTTCCTCCAACATGTTCGATCCCtgataaaattttacaatttttcaatatttcatAACCATGGGAAGTCtttcaatacaaaaaaaataaaaaataggttaaacTGCACTTTTCGACCCCCtgagttttaaaatgttgcgattttgaccccctattaaaaaattacaattttggcccctttcgTCCCAAAATTCCTGAGGAGACGCCACATGTCCCAAAAAAGTGGTCATAATCGCAAGTTTTTGAGAACATAAGGGATCAAAAgatcatatttcccttatgttagggggtcaaaagagcatattttccTATACATGAGGGgtcacttttgtcattttttttatagggggtcaaaatcgcaacttttaaaACTTAAGAGGTGAAAATTGCCCTTTAGCCAATAAATTATCTTGGGAAAGTGGCAACTAAATATAAACTTTCAGATGCGATCAAGCATTTACCTGGAGAGGGTGGTGCATGTTCAATCACTtgtgggagatcaaaattgattGCCTTTATTGATGGATATTTGGATATAATCATTTTGAGACATTGTCCATTTCCACCTCCTACATCAACCAGTGTTGATATTCCTTCATATCCTTTGTATATTTCAAGGATTATTTTCATGTGAATTGCACATGTTTGAGTCATTGCTttgttaaataagttgtttatttgTTGATCTTTCTCAAAGTATTCATAGATAGGTATTCCATGAACTTTCTCGAATACGTTTATCTCTGGCTCTATAATTGCTTCCTTCAAATTCGACctaatattacaaaataaaataaaatatttgttatttcaattaagcatttgtaACATATCTATAAGGCTTTTAACATCGTAAACCCTAACttatataaaaagtaaaatattaatatgGATGGAGTTAGAAGGGGGACCAACAGAGGCCATAGTCCTCCGTAGATTTTtactataaattatttttatataaatatgttattatattttttgtcagTAAACTTATTTTCATTGAACTTTATATGATATTGTACAATGaacttttattttgacaaaatttgcTTAACCttgaaaattcaagtttctaAGCTTAATTACGCTAACTATTATTTATAATGCataacaatgaaaaataaagtaaaattttgtTTGCAATTTACAATAGTTAGCGTATTTTTCAttgtaaaatttgcttaatttaaAATACGATAAAAACTTTTACACCGTCGACGTATACATATTACTGGTCAAAATAAAAGTGCATTGACGGAATGTCAACTAGTTTTGATTTGAATACAATTTTATATAAGTTTGGCCTATattataatttgaattattCACAAATTCCTCAACTTCACATCATATATGGAATTGTATACTATTTGATGCAAGTGTCAAAGCTAAACATCTAGTATACTATTTGATCTTTTTGTTTGGTCCAATAAGCTAGTGACGGATCACACACATCAACTGTGAATATATCTGGAAAATTGTGGATTTATAATAGGGacattagtcactttagtccttgaATAGAAAAGAAATCGTCATTTTAGTACCTAAACGCAGATAAATTGCAAAGTAGTCCATGAATGTACactctgttagtcaatttagtccctaaatgCAGctctgttagtcaatttagtccctgagtGTAGTTCCATTAGTCACTTTAGTTTCTGATATTGACTAACCGAGTCTACATTCAAGGACTATTTTGCAATTTCTCTGCATTCAGGGCCTAAAGTGACTACTCTTTTTCCATTTAGGAACTAAAGTGACTAATACCCCATTTaaaatatatcaagaaaaaTGAGACAGGATCTTTGCTTATGCAGTTCACTCATTTGTGCCTATTTATGTCACCATAAAGAAGTTATAGTTCCGCATAtctgttatttttttagatgaattaGGGTTTATACAGTATTAGAAACACTTACCACACCCCCAAGAAAGCTGGGTGATTCAAGTATGATGTGAATGAGTCCATGCGATTATCCTCGTTTTCATGGTGAACAAAGTATTTACCAGAAGGTGTAATACCATAAACTCTGACCATGCTACCATCATCATTGGTCCGAGTGGAACTAGACAGAAGACCGTGGCTAGCAAGCAAGCGTAGCATACGGTCCAGCCTATTTGGTAAGTCGGAGTATTGAGTTATTGGTAACTTTGAAGCAATTTCGAAAGATGACACAAATCCATCACTGTTTTCATGTGATGTTTCCTTATCAATGATATCAAACAAGTTGAGTTCAATTGCAGCTTTAAAAACTGCAGGAAACACCATATTGGCACCTAGAATCATGGCTAAGAGGGTATCACTATCATCTATTTGTAGGGTGACAGTTTTGACTGCATGGTTTTCTTTCTCATTGAAATAGGAACCCATGTTTGCTTTATTTAGCTTATTGGGTTTGTAATGGTGGAGTGGTACTGGTGAGGGAAAGTTTGCTTCCTCAAGTTCTGTATTTATAGCCAGACTTAGCACAACATAATCAATTTCTTGTCAATATGTCACTATCTAGTTTAACGGGTTTTATAGACtactaataaattttataaactaCTATCCCTACAAGGAGAAAAGAGATACATAACAATGGTGGATTCTATCATTAAATATGtcatataattattaattattttcaaattttattgtgattttatctcttcaaataaaagaaatggagaaCATCCTAAATAGAGAGGATCCTAACTCCCCTACAACCTAACGTCATACAACTCATACATGTTTTGCtacaatcataaaataaataatgttcCTTGTAGTAATAGGATACGTTATTATATGCAATCAAATTAAACATTAATGATAATATTATATCTTATTTAAACTACTTCTATGATTTTTATGCTACGGCCACTTGTCAAGTCAAGTTCCttcaatggagagagaaaataaggaACAAGTTCATATCCTTATATAAAGTTCATTTAGATATTATCATTGGAGATGTTCAAATAGCTTTATAATCATtctaataatcataaaaaattctgtaataacaaatattattagTTAATATGTCAGATCAATATTTACCTCTTCGTTCAAGTTTGAACTTGAAAActcaaactctttttttttttttttttaatttaatattagttGAACTATCCAACCTAGAGATGAGAATAGGTTAGGCTACTCGCCAAGCGCCTACGGTCTGGCCTACTGAAAACCTGGTCTGAtctaactcatttaataaatagGTTAAGCATGAGCTTTTTAAAAaacctattaatttaaatagctTAGGCTTAGGCATATAAAAAATCCTATCAGGCCGACCCATATATAAGTATATTACATTTCcccatatttattatttacatagtaatacaaaaaaaaaaaatatcagttccttcaaattattatatttagttggtgatttttttttatcacattgAAGATCTTGTGCATTTTTTTCCTACTTAAGTgctaattttgttttaagtttcTTACTGTTTGAAAgctttttaagttattttattaaattatttacaatattatataaatatgtgtaTGCAGGTTGCTGGGCTGGATAGTATAGTATCCTTACATGTATCCTTACCCTTTTAAATTTGTTGGTAATACCCGGACCCATGAAAGcagggttttaccctacccattgcgGGTACCCATCGGGTCTGGGTCCAATTTCCATCCCTACATGTGTTCATAATGTTTTCCTAAAAACCACATCCAAGAGGTGAATTTGACCATATCCATCAACTGAAGAATGTGCATCTCCTGTCCTATAAAATGTAAACATTTTGGGATCTTCACAAGGATCACACAAAAATTTGTCAGACTCATAAGAAACTTAACATATCTTTCTCCCACATAAATCTAATAGAATACTAAGAAGACTCACTAAATCTTAAGGTAAAACATACTTTCATCCCAAACACATAAGCATTTGATACAAGATCAATAGATCTAACATAAGAAAAGcacatctaaaaaaaatgtgacaagACAACTCTACAGACACATTATACTAAAACACAAGAAATACACCATAATTAACTATAATCCCCCTTAAAAGGAGATTATGTCAAGTTAAAATTCTATCATAAAGCAAAGAAGACCTAATTTACCCCTCTATTTCTGCTATTGTGTGTGTGAATTTGCTAGAAGACATCCACTAATTTTTAAGAATGTATATTTTAGCAACACACACTTCAAGGtgtatttattcactttttagttataacttgctaaaagacagCTTCATAAAAACTAGTGAGGGACTTTTACCTAGGGGTGTTCATGGGTTGGGTCAACCCAAAAAAATCGTCAAATTAAACCCATCCAAAAAAcctaaaatgttttaaaaaaatggatgaTTGGGTggatatggttttaaaaaatgataaacccATAAAAAATATCGGGTTTGGGGTAAAACCAGACCCAGACCCAATAAACCCACTTATCgaataattttcatatttttattttcattttcattttcatagggAGGAAGGAGAATAACAAACGTTTTGGTTATaatctttctttaaaaataatggttataaatcaagtctaatttcaaaaattgacacaacaaatcctctatattgaaaatcaaagtctaatttctaaaattgacacaacacatcctctatattgaaaatcaaaacgtGTTATAGTTACAAATTATGATGTTgcactttttagttttttttatgttaaagcAATTTTACGTCATTCAACTTTAGTTTGTTGCAAGTATTTTGtgatgaaatttgttatttaatattataacttattattttataacgCTAAAATGTAGTGAAATAAgttacaccattttttttaagaaaataaaaaagttaagtaatttttttgagaaaaaaatacgAGCACGCGTTatttagtcatttaatattagcaaaaaaaaaaataataataatttgggtAGCCCATAACCCAACCCAAACCAAACCGGAAACTAGTGGATTTGTTTAAACCCATCCATTAATATAAAGGGTGGACGTTTTACTACACCCAAACCTGAGTATCCTATATGGTTCGGGTCTTGGGTTTGGTCAAACCCAGCCCAAACCCACCCACGAACGCCCCGAGTTTTACCAAATGTTTATATGAGTTGCTAGAAAACACTGGTTTTTCTGAACGAGTGTTATATATttatgggtcttgctaaccattgcTCTCAGGACAATGGTTAAGGTAGCCAAAATTAGTAGCTTTACATtggaaacaacaatttattaactttttacaAGTTGACTTGActactttttatcatttttcaacacaaaatttctatttttgttcttttattcaATGTCCCAAGAGCAATGGTTAgcatttttctatatttatatatggTCATTGAATTCAATCGTGAAAGTTATGCTATAACTTTTAAATCTTACAGATGCTGTAAACAGGGAGTTCAAAATCATAATGGTTTGAATCAAGTGCCTGctgattatattttatttcattgtgACTAaacgaaataaaaataataaagtgagCATCAAATAAtctttcaaaaactaaaagtaggcatcaaatcaaatgaaataataataaaagctGACGTTTATAGCGCGGATTGGTTGTAGATATAGTGatttgatcatttttatttctattttttgacTCTATGGAAGACCGTAAGAATTTCAAGTTATTCAAACttaatccctcaaaaaaacaaaaattattcaaaCTTAATTTCAAGTGCTGGTGGCATTATTTATCATAGGGGTAGATTAGTATTACTTGAGTCTATGAATGACCGTAAGAATTTTATATGGAAATGGTAGAATTTTGAAGGCAGTCGgcattatttatctttgtgtgCAACTACTAGTAAAAGACGTGCTTTAGCAATTCTCTATCT containing:
- the LOC11419449 gene encoding isoliquiritigenin 2'-O-methyltransferase, whose translation is MGSYFNEKENHAVKTVTLQIDDSDTLLAMILGANMVFPAVFKAAIELNLFDIIDKETSHENSDGFVSSFEIASKLPITQYSDLPNRLDRMLRLLASHGLLSSSTRTNDDGSMVRVYGITPSGKYFVHHENEDNRMDSFTSYLNHPAFLGVWSNLKEAIIEPEINVFEKVHGIPIYEYFEKDQQINNLFNKAMTQTCAIHMKIILEIYKGYEGISTLVDVGGGNGQCLKMIISKYPSIKAINFDLPQVIEHAPPSPGIEHVGGNMFECVPQGDAIMLKLVCHNWSDEKCLETLINCHKALPSNGKVIIVDFISPEDLESTNASKMISIVDNMMFITAGGKERTSKEFEILGKQSGFSKVKVVCRAFSILGVMELYK